From the Haloarcula sp. H-GB4 genome, one window contains:
- a CDS encoding ABC transporter ATP-binding protein: MTGETYLTADEITKQYGDVTAVSEVSLDVPSDAVTGFIGPNGSGKTTLLRMLLGIERPTSGTVSYGGPEAKRQLGYLPQRPTFRPGFSVRETAAFYADLVDDDPARLLERVGLEEVASRPVSGLSGGMTRLLGIAQALAGDPPIVMLDEPASGLDPAMSRLIFDIVESIADAGRAVVLCSHELPLVEATADRLVVLESGRLVRTGSVESLREQTGGPLHETFTALLEQDRATIAAPEGTQP, encoded by the coding sequence ATGACTGGCGAGACGTACCTCACGGCGGACGAAATCACGAAACAATACGGTGATGTGACAGCCGTCTCGGAGGTGTCACTCGACGTGCCGTCCGACGCCGTGACCGGGTTCATCGGCCCGAACGGGTCCGGGAAAACGACGCTCCTGCGCATGCTTCTGGGCATCGAGCGACCCACCAGCGGGACTGTCTCATACGGTGGGCCTGAGGCCAAACGCCAGCTGGGCTACCTGCCACAGCGGCCGACCTTCCGGCCGGGGTTCAGCGTCCGGGAGACTGCTGCGTTCTACGCGGACCTCGTTGACGACGACCCGGCTCGACTGCTTGAACGTGTCGGCCTCGAAGAAGTGGCCAGCCGTCCCGTGTCAGGGCTGTCCGGGGGAATGACGCGCCTTCTGGGAATCGCACAGGCACTGGCCGGCGACCCGCCGATTGTGATGCTCGACGAACCGGCAAGCGGGCTTGACCCGGCGATGAGTCGACTGATATTCGACATCGTCGAATCGATTGCCGACGCCGGCCGTGCCGTGGTTCTTTGCTCGCACGAACTGCCACTCGTCGAGGCGACGGCTGACCGACTGGTAGTACTCGAATCCGGCCGCCTCGTGCGGACCGGGTCGGTAGAATCGCTTCGGGAACAGACCGGCGGGCCGCTTCACGAGACGTTCACAGCGCTTCTGGAACAGGACAGAGCCACTATCGCTGCACCAGAGGGGACACAGCCATGA
- a CDS encoding ATP-binding protein, whose amino-acid sequence MSELSNIVVLHIDDEPDFLDVASELLAQQSDQLNVITAASAAKGLDRLATCSVDCIISDYRMPEKDGIELLKAVRAEYPDLPFILFTGEGSETVASDAIAAGATDYLRKGHGTERYELLANRIENAVEQYRTNQRATELERVRALVSNIDQALIRATSLSEIKTRVCEIISNSEPYRFAWIGERNSETDQIEPQAWAGAEDTYLDTIVVTADNSPTGRGPAGTAVRERRIATSQNIQDDPAFEVWREEALDRGYRSTAAVPLEYDGTLYGLLCVYSSRPFAFAEDEQALLGELGNSISHAMHSLKIRDELRTERSFINQALDSLADIFYVIDSAGNVQRCNEQFATLAGYTDEQLANLDAVSLFPDDEQDAVAGAIEEALSTGHSTIEAEFRTTEGKRVPHEFTADRLTDQNGDLIGLVGTGRNISERTRRERELQDQKEQLEQFAATVSHDLRNPLTVIQGRLELVQAEHSSDHLAVIETATARMERIVEDLLWLAREQQEIGSLEPVSIDATAEAAWNLVSDPADEAELYCDYEAETQPLVKADTDQFRHLLENLFRNTIDHAGLDVTVVVGGIFEDTNAFYIEDDGPGIPVEDREKVFEAGYSTSESGTGLGLNIVKRVADAHGWDIRATESSMGGTRFEITGLEVVE is encoded by the coding sequence GTGTCAGAGCTGTCGAATATCGTTGTGCTTCATATTGATGATGAACCGGATTTTTTAGATGTGGCATCGGAACTACTTGCACAGCAATCCGATCAACTCAACGTCATAACCGCGGCGAGTGCTGCTAAAGGGCTCGACAGACTTGCTACATGTTCTGTTGACTGTATTATCAGCGACTACCGGATGCCTGAGAAGGACGGCATCGAACTCCTCAAAGCTGTCCGTGCGGAATACCCTGATCTACCGTTTATTCTATTCACCGGTGAGGGAAGCGAAACGGTCGCCAGCGACGCTATTGCGGCCGGTGCAACCGACTATCTCCGGAAAGGGCACGGAACGGAACGATACGAACTCCTCGCGAATCGTATCGAAAACGCCGTCGAACAGTACCGCACCAATCAGCGCGCTACCGAACTTGAACGAGTGCGAGCGCTGGTCAGCAACATTGACCAGGCTCTCATCCGGGCGACCTCGCTATCGGAAATCAAAACACGTGTCTGTGAGATCATTAGCAATTCTGAGCCCTACCGTTTCGCATGGATCGGTGAGCGTAATTCTGAGACAGACCAAATCGAGCCACAGGCCTGGGCCGGCGCCGAGGACACGTATCTCGATACTATTGTTGTCACTGCGGACAACTCCCCGACTGGACGAGGTCCTGCAGGCACTGCCGTCCGGGAACGACGTATTGCGACGTCACAGAATATTCAAGACGACCCGGCGTTCGAGGTCTGGCGAGAGGAAGCACTCGACCGTGGCTATCGAAGCACTGCTGCGGTTCCGCTAGAATACGATGGCACCCTGTACGGTCTCCTGTGCGTTTATTCGTCCCGTCCGTTTGCCTTTGCTGAGGACGAACAGGCATTACTCGGCGAACTCGGGAACAGTATCTCGCACGCCATGCACTCGCTGAAGATCCGAGACGAACTGCGCACAGAGCGGAGCTTTATCAACCAGGCACTCGATTCACTCGCGGACATATTCTACGTCATCGATTCTGCGGGCAACGTCCAGCGCTGTAATGAACAATTCGCAACGCTGGCCGGGTACACTGATGAGCAACTCGCGAATCTTGACGCAGTCAGTCTTTTTCCGGACGACGAACAGGACGCAGTCGCCGGGGCAATAGAGGAAGCACTTTCAACTGGGCATTCGACCATCGAAGCGGAGTTCCGTACCACAGAAGGGAAGCGTGTTCCCCATGAGTTCACTGCTGACCGGTTAACTGATCAGAACGGTGACTTGATAGGGCTTGTCGGCACTGGTCGAAACATCTCCGAACGTACAAGACGTGAACGTGAACTGCAGGATCAAAAAGAACAGCTAGAGCAGTTTGCTGCAACTGTCAGCCACGACCTGCGGAACCCGCTAACTGTCATACAAGGTCGGCTGGAGCTCGTCCAGGCCGAACATTCGAGCGATCACCTTGCTGTGATCGAGACAGCGACCGCACGGATGGAACGCATTGTTGAGGACCTTCTCTGGCTAGCACGGGAGCAACAAGAGATCGGGTCGCTGGAACCTGTTTCGATCGACGCAACCGCTGAGGCTGCGTGGAACCTCGTATCTGACCCTGCAGACGAGGCCGAACTATACTGCGATTACGAGGCCGAGACCCAGCCACTGGTCAAAGCTGATACCGATCAATTTCGGCATCTGCTCGAAAATCTGTTCAGGAACACGATTGATCACGCAGGCCTAGATGTCACTGTCGTTGTCGGAGGGATTTTTGAAGACACCAACGCATTCTATATCGAAGACGACGGCCCTGGAATCCCCGTTGAGGACCGCGAAAAGGTGTTCGAGGCTGGCTACTCGACTTCCGAATCCGGAACTGGGCTGGGCCTCAACATCGTCAAACGAGTCGCTGACGCCCATGGCTGGGATATTCGCGCAACTGAGAGCTCGATGGGTGGGACACGGTTTGAGATCACCGGTCTCGAAGTCGTGGAATAA
- a CDS encoding ABC transporter substrate-binding protein produces the protein MAPVGDLRLESSPETIVGGWGFEEDILTALGEADKLVAAEGNQFWFTGFYDQLPGVDVPNPESLELVRTDDWSLRTEVLYELDPDLFATDPNRFISYYGADEGDISEINDSIGPFFGNASRRRRGDDWPTWPGDKSYPYYDIPEFVSRYGALLGKSETAAAINTLYEQALQEMRSRVPPASDRPSVGLLNAQINPDNEGFFRAYNPRTEIDKAYGKKQYRDLGTVDAFEGEYDGQSGIQVDYEALLEVDPDVLVFHFGVNYRDWNGEDALRKTVEGMRDSSLGQELTAVQEDNLYVGGSAYQGPIINLFQTEMLGKQLYPDEFGEWPGEITAGELPEIPESEQLFDREELADIVSETNRAADSQ, from the coding sequence ATGGCGCCGGTCGGCGACCTCAGACTTGAATCGAGTCCGGAGACTATTGTCGGCGGGTGGGGGTTTGAGGAGGACATCCTGACTGCACTGGGAGAGGCCGACAAGCTCGTCGCCGCCGAGGGCAACCAGTTCTGGTTCACCGGCTTCTACGACCAGCTTCCCGGCGTAGACGTCCCTAATCCCGAGTCACTGGAGTTGGTCCGGACAGACGACTGGTCGCTCAGAACGGAGGTTCTCTACGAACTCGACCCGGACCTATTCGCTACCGACCCGAACCGGTTCATTTCGTACTACGGTGCTGACGAGGGCGATATCTCCGAGATCAACGATTCGATTGGGCCCTTCTTTGGGAACGCCAGCCGCCGCAGACGCGGCGACGACTGGCCCACTTGGCCCGGTGATAAGTCCTACCCCTACTACGATATCCCCGAATTCGTCAGCAGATACGGAGCACTGCTCGGAAAGTCCGAGACAGCCGCTGCTATCAACACCCTCTACGAGCAGGCGCTACAGGAGATGCGGTCGCGCGTTCCACCGGCGTCCGACCGGCCGAGCGTCGGATTGCTCAACGCGCAAATAAACCCCGACAACGAGGGGTTCTTCCGTGCCTACAACCCCAGAACTGAGATCGACAAGGCATACGGGAAAAAACAGTACCGAGATCTCGGCACTGTCGACGCGTTCGAGGGCGAGTACGATGGCCAGTCCGGGATCCAAGTCGACTACGAGGCACTACTGGAGGTCGATCCCGACGTGCTCGTGTTCCACTTCGGCGTCAATTACCGCGACTGGAACGGCGAGGATGCGCTCCGAAAGACAGTTGAAGGGATGCGAGACAGTTCGCTGGGGCAGGAACTCACCGCCGTTCAGGAGGACAACCTCTACGTCGGCGGGTCAGCCTATCAGGGCCCGATCATCAATCTCTTCCAGACAGAGATGCTTGGAAAACAGCTCTATCCAGACGAATTCGGTGAGTGGCCGGGCGAGATTACCGCTGGCGAGCTTCCGGAAATTCCCGAGAGCGAACAGCTATTCGACCGCGAGGAACTCGCGGATATCGTCAGTGAAACGAACAGAGCTGCCGACTCACAGTAA
- a CDS encoding guanosine monophosphate reductase, with protein MNELRTGLSYGDVLLVPKRSPVDSRSDIDLSTPLTPTVELDTPLVSAAMDTVTEAELAIELGRSGGFGVLHRFLTPEEQAEQVEQVKEAGEQIGAAVGINEDYVARSAAVTAAGVDALVVDVAHGHLDRALDAVETLADEFPDTDIIAGNVATPAGVKDLAAAGADCVKVGIGPGSHCTTRKVAGAGVPQLTAVDDCATAAEDLDVTICADGGIRTSGDAVKALMAGADTVMLGSLFAGTEEAPGAVVEVDGTHYKRSRGMATTAAAEDRDDKQNNVSADEGVEALTPYKGSVAAVAEEFCAGIRSGLSYCGGHTIDTARDKAEFIRVAQSAKEREGFHTDHDWEGVNVESEATQVRDAGTEATVDSDD; from the coding sequence ATGAACGAGTTACGCACTGGATTGAGTTATGGCGACGTTCTTCTCGTCCCGAAACGATCACCGGTTGACAGTCGGAGCGACATCGACCTTTCGACGCCGCTTACTCCGACCGTCGAACTGGACACGCCACTCGTCTCCGCTGCGATGGACACCGTTACCGAGGCAGAACTGGCAATCGAGCTTGGACGGTCTGGTGGGTTCGGGGTGCTACACCGGTTCCTGACGCCCGAGGAACAGGCCGAGCAGGTCGAGCAGGTGAAAGAAGCGGGTGAACAGATCGGCGCAGCAGTCGGTATCAACGAGGACTACGTCGCACGGAGCGCGGCCGTGACTGCCGCCGGTGTCGATGCGCTCGTCGTTGATGTGGCCCACGGCCACCTCGACCGGGCACTCGACGCTGTTGAAACCCTTGCAGACGAATTTCCTGACACTGATATCATCGCCGGCAACGTCGCGACACCCGCGGGTGTCAAAGACCTCGCCGCCGCCGGGGCCGACTGTGTCAAAGTCGGTATTGGACCCGGGTCCCACTGTACCACCCGGAAGGTCGCGGGTGCCGGCGTCCCCCAGCTGACCGCTGTCGATGACTGTGCGACAGCCGCCGAAGATCTGGATGTCACCATCTGCGCGGACGGCGGAATCCGCACGTCCGGTGATGCAGTGAAGGCCCTCATGGCCGGGGCAGACACCGTGATGCTCGGGAGCCTCTTTGCCGGCACAGAGGAGGCCCCGGGGGCAGTCGTCGAAGTCGATGGGACACACTACAAGCGCTCACGCGGAATGGCAACCACTGCGGCGGCCGAGGACCGAGATGACAAGCAGAACAACGTCAGCGCCGACGAGGGGGTCGAAGCACTGACCCCGTACAAAGGCTCAGTCGCCGCCGTGGCTGAGGAGTTCTGTGCTGGCATCCGCTCCGGACTTTCCTACTGTGGCGGGCATACCATCGATACGGCCCGCGACAAAGCAGAGTTCATCCGTGTCGCACAGAGTGCGAAGGAACGCGAAGGGTTCCACACGGACCACGACTGGGAAGGCGTCAACGTGGAGAGCGAAGCGACACAGGTCCGCGACGCCGGCACCGAAGCGACAGTCGACAGCGACGACTGA
- the fdhF gene encoding formate dehydrogenase subunit alpha, whose product MGTNQDRNPRAEQTVCPYCGVGCTIEYAGNGKATGTAGPVNTKGEICPKGGAAFDVVEHEDRLTEPLVREGSRFVTASWEAALARVTDRLTEIIDQHGPNAVEFFASSNCTNEENYVFQKIARMLGTNNVDNCARLCHSSTVAAMSERLGAGAMTNTLDDLAETDCLLVTGANPAEQHPVIFRSYFLPAIRNGGTLIHIDPRETDTTDAADIHLDVRPGYDIQLLNSMAKVILDEELVDESFVEERTTGYADLTAHLDDVDVGSGADVAGVDAETVRDAARAYAEADSAAIVTGMGMSQHTSGTDNVHALLNLALLTGNVGRPGTGVNPLRGQNNVQGAGDVGALPSVLPGYEPVTDPDARQRVADEWGVEPPSEPGLTETTATHQFGDTVKAAVVFGENPAVTEPNASSVRSSFDDLDFCVVIDLFETATVDHADVVLPGSSWGEKAGTVTNTDRRVMRMRPNADLPGNARRDLDILTDLGQRLVNQSDAFDYDGPEAVFEELTRVNPLYAGMSYDGIGESYQRWPFPADADSGTDVLHTETFASGQQTAPLRPVLPTPPADAVSGEQLVLTTGRALQHFNSGALTRRSETLMRMRGEDVLEIHPDDAAARGIEDGDTVVVENDRDSVTVSAAVTAAIRSGVVFCTFHYLDPLANALTGDALDPVAKIPEYKHSAVQVRKSSATT is encoded by the coding sequence ATGGGCACCAATCAGGACCGAAACCCCCGGGCCGAGCAGACAGTCTGTCCGTACTGTGGCGTCGGCTGTACGATAGAGTACGCGGGCAACGGGAAGGCAACCGGCACAGCGGGGCCAGTGAACACGAAGGGAGAGATCTGTCCCAAGGGAGGGGCCGCATTCGACGTTGTCGAACACGAGGACCGGCTGACCGAGCCACTCGTCCGGGAGGGCAGTCGCTTCGTCACCGCATCCTGGGAGGCTGCCCTAGCTCGCGTGACCGACCGACTCACCGAAATCATCGACCAGCACGGGCCGAACGCCGTCGAGTTCTTTGCCTCGTCGAACTGTACGAACGAGGAGAATTACGTCTTTCAGAAGATTGCGCGGATGCTCGGCACCAACAACGTCGACAACTGCGCCCGCCTCTGTCATTCGTCGACCGTGGCCGCGATGAGCGAGCGCCTCGGTGCCGGGGCGATGACGAACACGCTCGATGACCTCGCCGAAACCGACTGTCTGCTCGTCACCGGCGCAAATCCGGCCGAACAGCATCCAGTCATTTTCCGTTCGTACTTCTTACCGGCAATTCGCAACGGTGGCACGCTCATTCATATTGACCCGCGCGAGACAGACACGACCGATGCCGCCGACATCCACCTCGACGTTCGCCCCGGATACGATATCCAGCTCCTCAATTCGATGGCGAAAGTCATCCTCGATGAGGAACTCGTCGACGAGTCCTTTGTTGAGGAACGGACGACCGGCTACGCGGACCTGACAGCACACCTTGACGATGTCGACGTCGGGTCGGGTGCCGACGTGGCCGGCGTCGACGCGGAAACCGTTCGGGACGCAGCCCGGGCGTACGCTGAGGCCGATAGTGCGGCGATTGTCACCGGAATGGGGATGAGCCAGCACACGTCCGGGACCGACAACGTACACGCGCTGTTGAACCTCGCACTGCTGACCGGCAACGTCGGTCGCCCGGGGACCGGCGTGAACCCGCTCCGTGGCCAGAACAACGTGCAGGGGGCCGGCGACGTCGGAGCGCTTCCCAGCGTGCTTCCCGGCTACGAACCCGTCACGGACCCGGATGCCCGACAGCGAGTCGCAGACGAGTGGGGCGTCGAGCCGCCGAGCGAACCCGGCCTGACAGAGACGACTGCGACACACCAGTTCGGTGACACGGTCAAAGCTGCAGTCGTCTTCGGTGAGAACCCCGCTGTCACGGAACCAAACGCCAGTTCTGTCCGGTCCAGTTTCGACGACCTCGATTTCTGCGTCGTCATCGACCTCTTCGAGACTGCAACCGTCGACCACGCCGATGTGGTGCTCCCGGGAAGCAGTTGGGGGGAGAAAGCGGGAACAGTGACCAACACTGACCGGCGGGTGATGCGGATGCGGCCGAACGCTGACCTGCCCGGGAACGCTCGCCGTGACCTTGATATCCTCACTGACCTCGGTCAGCGGCTGGTCAACCAGTCAGACGCGTTCGACTACGACGGCCCGGAAGCGGTGTTCGAGGAGCTAACGCGAGTCAATCCGCTGTACGCCGGCATGAGTTACGACGGCATCGGTGAGAGCTACCAGCGGTGGCCGTTCCCGGCAGACGCCGATTCCGGAACCGACGTGCTCCATACGGAGACGTTCGCTTCGGGCCAGCAAACCGCTCCGCTTCGCCCGGTCTTGCCGACGCCGCCAGCCGATGCCGTCTCTGGGGAGCAACTCGTTCTCACGACAGGGCGCGCGCTCCAGCACTTCAACAGCGGCGCACTCACTCGCCGGTCGGAGACGCTCATGCGAATGCGCGGAGAGGACGTCCTCGAGATCCACCCGGACGACGCTGCCGCTCGGGGCATCGAGGACGGCGATACCGTCGTCGTCGAGAACGACCGAGACAGCGTGACGGTGTCGGCGGCTGTGACGGCGGCTATTCGGTCCGGAGTCGTGTTCTGCACGTTCCACTATCTGGACCCGCTCGCAAATGCCCTGACCGGCGATGCTCTCGACCCGGTCGCCAAGATTCCCGAGTACAAGCATTCGGCGGTGCAGGTACGGAAGTCATCGGCGACCACATAG
- a CDS encoding NosD domain-containing protein, translating to MRPALTTVQVFTLLAVVLSTLVFAASFAVDTTSARPEPVVFDTTVQRGVTAADEQIARNRSISVPRAQVFYSQYRYVVGYVGIGQAVTALTEPGHEQQFGYPLVVYVSDYSDRPVRCGDDGSLRTATPPDWVEANQAHYVVDGSARVPSGPAVVPFADRDDAAAFAETCGGQIIDWDALRSRSFALEQAAAVREQVGPRRTDANATVQAARQRRNRPVSVKVGTDAPTVQAAVDAAPPNTTVVVPAGTYDEQVTIDKPLTLSGPGATLDGGGNGTVVTVTADRVGVTGFEIVGVGNTTVGDPTQSNDSAWDATVTTAYGNSDAAVTGRNASGLYVANLSVETPASGVVLRRTPGAVVENVTVNGTADWQDGFMGVIGMHGSVVVQDSVFNGGRDSVYLHRADGTAVRNNTFRDNRFGVHLMYTSRSLVADNVARGQEYAGVVVMTNPVANAIVGNDVRHSGSGVMLAGSRSYIAHNVVVDTTQAMSTNADRSLYEHNVLYGNDIGVRASTVVPSNIVTENDFIANDRHAISGPGPLRVYTHDGRGNYWSGAYDLTGRTGPVLANSYSPTDSVDRRLHQTDAAVVLRSAPSVRGLRALRGTTPGFRRGSIVDRAPLTDPANPETVRRLRNETSMEGAA from the coding sequence ATGCGACCAGCTCTGACGACTGTACAAGTCTTTACGCTACTGGCGGTAGTTCTCAGCACACTGGTCTTCGCCGCGTCGTTTGCCGTCGACACCACCAGCGCCCGCCCCGAACCGGTGGTGTTCGATACCACTGTGCAACGCGGTGTTACGGCGGCCGACGAACAGATCGCCCGGAATCGGAGTATCAGCGTCCCGCGCGCGCAAGTCTTCTACTCACAGTACCGCTACGTCGTCGGCTACGTCGGCATCGGTCAGGCTGTGACAGCGCTCACCGAGCCGGGACACGAGCAGCAGTTCGGGTATCCACTCGTGGTGTACGTTTCCGACTACAGTGACCGGCCGGTCAGGTGCGGCGACGACGGCTCTCTCCGGACCGCCACACCGCCCGACTGGGTCGAAGCCAATCAGGCCCACTACGTCGTCGATGGCTCGGCGCGGGTCCCGTCCGGGCCGGCGGTTGTGCCCTTTGCCGACCGGGACGACGCCGCGGCGTTCGCCGAGACGTGCGGCGGGCAAATCATCGACTGGGACGCGCTCAGATCCAGATCGTTCGCCCTCGAACAGGCGGCGGCAGTCCGAGAACAGGTCGGCCCGCGACGAACCGATGCGAACGCCACCGTACAGGCGGCTCGCCAGCGTCGAAATCGGCCCGTCTCGGTCAAAGTCGGAACTGATGCCCCGACGGTTCAGGCGGCCGTCGATGCGGCACCACCGAACACGACGGTCGTTGTTCCGGCCGGTACGTACGACGAGCAGGTGACGATAGACAAGCCACTCACCCTCAGTGGCCCCGGAGCGACGCTTGACGGTGGAGGGAACGGCACTGTCGTGACAGTGACTGCCGACCGCGTCGGTGTCACCGGGTTCGAAATTGTCGGCGTCGGCAACACGACGGTCGGCGACCCGACGCAGAGCAACGATAGCGCTTGGGACGCCACCGTCACGACCGCCTATGGCAACAGCGACGCCGCCGTGACCGGTCGGAACGCGTCCGGACTGTACGTTGCGAACCTCAGCGTCGAGACGCCCGCCAGCGGCGTCGTTCTGCGGCGGACACCCGGCGCAGTCGTCGAGAACGTCACGGTCAACGGGACGGCAGACTGGCAAGATGGGTTCATGGGCGTTATCGGGATGCACGGGTCGGTTGTCGTGCAGGACTCGGTGTTCAACGGCGGGCGTGACAGCGTGTACCTCCACCGGGCCGACGGGACCGCTGTCCGGAACAACACGTTCCGGGACAACCGCTTCGGCGTCCACCTGATGTACACCTCTCGGTCGCTCGTTGCGGACAACGTCGCCAGGGGACAGGAGTACGCTGGCGTCGTTGTCATGACGAATCCCGTGGCGAATGCCATCGTCGGGAACGACGTGCGCCACTCCGGGAGCGGCGTCATGTTAGCCGGCTCCCGGAGCTATATTGCACACAACGTGGTAGTCGACACTACGCAGGCGATGTCCACAAACGCCGACCGGTCCCTGTACGAGCACAACGTACTCTACGGGAATGACATCGGTGTGCGGGCCTCGACCGTCGTCCCGTCGAACATCGTCACCGAGAACGATTTCATCGCGAACGACCGCCACGCCATCTCGGGACCGGGGCCGCTACGCGTGTACACGCACGACGGCAGGGGGAACTACTGGAGCGGCGCGTACGACCTCACTGGCAGGACTGGCCCGGTGTTGGCCAACTCCTACTCACCCACCGATTCTGTCGACCGCCGTCTCCATCAGACCGACGCTGCGGTCGTCCTTAGGTCGGCACCGAGCGTCCGTGGCCTCCGGGCGCTTCGCGGCACCACGCCTGGATTCCGCCGGGGAAGCATTGTCGACAGGGCACCCCTGACAGACCCTGCGAATCCCGAGACCGTCAGGCGTCTTCGAAACGAGACATCGATGGAGGGGGCAGCATGA